A window of Campylobacter concisus contains these coding sequences:
- a CDS encoding copper chaperone PCu(A)C, translated as MKKIVFGAMLAASALMAADISLENVRARDTKPGTNNSAIFMNIKNASNSDVKLIGAHSSVCKSTEIHTHKMNDGMMAMVQIEDAVIPKNGETKLAPGGLHIMLMDLNKPLKDGDKVDLELKFSNGESIKLDNIGVTKNFK; from the coding sequence ATGAAAAAAATCGTTTTTGGTGCGATGCTTGCAGCTTCTGCTCTTATGGCGGCTGATATCAGCCTAGAAAATGTTAGAGCTAGAGATACAAAACCTGGCACAAACAATAGTGCAATTTTTATGAATATAAAAAATGCTTCAAATTCTGATGTAAAGCTTATTGGCGCTCACTCAAGCGTTTGTAAAAGTACAGAAATTCATACACACAAAATGAATGATGGTATGATGGCTATGGTTCAAATCGAAGATGCAGTGATCCCAAAAAATGGCGAAACAAAACTAGCTCCTGGCGGTTTACACATTATGCTTATGGATCTAAATAAACCATTAAAAGATGGTGATAAAGTTGATTTAGAGCTAAAATTTAGCAATGGCGAGAGCATAAAGCTTGATAATATCGGAGTAACTAAAAACTTTAAATAA
- the ribA gene encoding GTP cyclohydrolase II: MKIEISNAANLPSRFGTYKVQAFKEGAKEHLVIYKEPLSEVVNLRIHSECLTGDAIGSLKCDCRDQLEASLKYIEENGGMVIYLRQEGRNIGLLNKINAYSLQDKGLDTIEANHQLGFKADERTYEVVDFILNHYGIKEVNLLTNNPLKLHGLSSVKIVKRVPIVIKPNKFNKGYLKVKKEQMGHIL; this comes from the coding sequence ATGAAAATAGAAATTTCAAACGCTGCAAATCTACCATCAAGATTTGGCACTTATAAGGTTCAAGCCTTCAAAGAAGGGGCCAAAGAGCACCTAGTGATCTACAAAGAGCCTTTAAGCGAGGTGGTAAATCTTAGAATTCACTCCGAATGCCTAACTGGCGATGCGATCGGAAGCCTAAAGTGCGACTGCCGCGACCAGCTTGAAGCGAGCCTAAAATATATCGAAGAAAATGGCGGCATGGTCATCTACTTGCGTCAAGAGGGCAGAAATATCGGGCTTTTAAACAAAATAAACGCTTACAGCCTCCAAGACAAGGGCCTTGACACGATAGAAGCCAATCACCAGCTAGGTTTTAAGGCTGATGAGAGGACTTACGAAGTGGTTGATTTTATCTTAAATCACTACGGCATAAAAGAGGTAAATTTACTCACAAATAACCCTTTAAAACTTCATGGACTAAGCTCAGTAAAGATCGTAAAACGCGTGCCTATCGTCATAAAACCAAATAAATTTAATAAAGGCTACTTGAAGGTCAAAAAAGAGCAAATGGGACACATCTTGTGA
- the napG gene encoding ferredoxin-type protein NapG codes for MGFSSRREALKFGAKVALLALGGGFVWSLSAKASPLMLLRPPGAKEEKQFLQSCIRCGLCVEACPFDTLKLSSLEDGISIGTPYFEPRKIPCYMCENIPCVPACPTGALDVNLVSTKGKLDINKAKMGVAVVDMKNCVAYWGIQCDACYRACPLLDKALYLEYRRNERTQKHAFLLPVVDSDICTGCGLCERACITKKAAITVLNRDAVLGKVGDNYVKGWVKEDERRIDDADSKIKLDIKKATDYLNGGEL; via the coding sequence ATGGGATTTTCAAGTAGGCGAGAGGCTTTAAAATTTGGAGCAAAAGTAGCGCTTTTGGCTCTTGGCGGAGGCTTTGTTTGGTCGCTTAGTGCCAAAGCCTCGCCACTTATGCTTCTTAGGCCTCCTGGTGCGAAAGAAGAGAAGCAATTTTTACAAAGCTGCATTAGGTGCGGGCTTTGCGTAGAGGCTTGCCCATTTGATACGCTAAAGCTCTCATCGCTAGAAGATGGCATAAGCATTGGAACGCCTTATTTTGAGCCTAGAAAAATTCCTTGCTATATGTGTGAAAATATCCCTTGTGTGCCAGCCTGTCCGACTGGAGCTTTGGACGTAAATTTAGTAAGCACAAAAGGCAAGCTTGACATAAATAAGGCCAAAATGGGCGTTGCAGTGGTCGATATGAAAAACTGCGTGGCATACTGGGGCATACAGTGTGATGCTTGTTATAGAGCCTGTCCACTTCTGGATAAGGCTTTATATCTAGAGTATCGCCGCAACGAAAGGACGCAAAAGCATGCGTTTTTACTTCCAGTGGTCGATAGCGACATTTGCACCGGATGTGGTTTATGTGAGCGAGCCTGTATCACCAAAAAAGCAGCCATTACCGTGCTAAACCGTGACGCGGTGCTTGGAAAAGTAGGCGATAACTACGTCAAAGGCTGGGTCAAAGAAGATGAAAGACGCATAGACGATGCAGACAGCAAAATAAAGCTTGACATTAAAAAAGCGACTGATTATCTAAATGGTGGTGAGCTATGA
- a CDS encoding nitrate reductase cytochrome c-type subunit, whose translation MKIKIMMLGGLCAAFFAACAFNNPSISDSQIGFRNIDLLDDKDVVLKDVNYTKEPAGMSKKFDRSFENAPPFIPHDTEGLVPITKDMNMCVTCHMPEFAKDSGATPIPSSHLYDIRNKKDLAGKLDDERYNCTTCHVEQQNGVTQLVGNKFKPDFRDKNGTHKSNLLDVLNDGVK comes from the coding sequence ATGAAAATAAAAATAATGATGCTTGGAGGATTGTGCGCTGCGTTTTTTGCGGCATGTGCTTTTAATAATCCAAGTATTAGTGATTCGCAAATCGGCTTTAGAAATATCGATTTGCTAGACGATAAAGACGTTGTATTAAAAGATGTGAACTACACAAAAGAGCCAGCTGGTATGTCAAAGAAATTTGATAGGTCTTTTGAAAATGCACCGCCATTTATCCCACACGATACTGAGGGTTTAGTGCCTATCACAAAAGATATGAATATGTGCGTAACCTGCCATATGCCTGAGTTTGCAAAAGATAGTGGAGCAACACCGATACCATCATCTCACCTTTATGACATCAGAAATAAAAAAGATCTTGCAGGCAAGCTTGATGATGAAAGATATAACTGCACAACATGTCACGTTGAGCAACAAAATGGCGTAACGCAGCTTGTTGGCAATAAATTTAAACCTGATTTTAGAGATAAAAACGGCACTCATAAGTCAAACTTGCTAGATGTTTTAAACGATGGTGTTAAATAA
- a CDS encoding chaperone NapD, with amino-acid sequence MNISSLIVYTDNKNESVKNEIKKLKECEIITDADDRIVVVVSSDSIEDEIKNFKKIEAISGVVSVAMVYSYQEDAEENRKKLEENGNISEILTSDEVKAEDITYGGSVHHRVK; translated from the coding sequence ATGAATATTTCAAGTTTGATAGTTTATACGGATAATAAAAATGAAAGTGTAAAAAACGAAATAAAAAAGCTAAAAGAGTGTGAAATAATAACTGACGCAGACGATAGAATCGTAGTGGTAGTTAGCTCAGATAGCATTGAAGATGAGATAAAAAATTTTAAAAAGATAGAAGCTATCAGCGGAGTAGTGAGCGTTGCGATGGTTTATAGCTATCAAGAAGATGCCGAAGAAAATAGGAAAAAGCTAGAAGAAAATGGCAATATAAGTGAAATTTTAACAAGTGATGAGGTAAAGGCAGAGGATATTACTTATGGCGGCAGTGTGCATCATAGAGTGAAATAG
- a CDS encoding peptide deformylase — MKKIVLLALASLAFGVQESEFKIYEQILNQLDTKQIPAFVVQTAKPNLPSRVDEMITLKDVSSSGLNIHGEFVLNETKTKRIKGYNKAQILALKDEFYKNGKDALCNSGMARAVLNRGITLSGSYSFEGRHFFDINLDKSSCE, encoded by the coding sequence GTGAAAAAGATCGTTTTATTAGCTCTTGCTAGCCTTGCTTTTGGCGTGCAAGAGAGTGAGTTTAAAATTTATGAGCAGATATTAAATCAGCTTGATACTAAGCAGATCCCAGCTTTTGTCGTCCAAACTGCAAAGCCAAATTTGCCAAGCAGAGTCGATGAGATGATTACGCTAAAAGATGTGAGTAGTAGCGGGCTAAACATACACGGTGAGTTTGTTTTAAACGAGACCAAGACAAAGAGGATAAAAGGCTACAACAAGGCTCAAATTTTGGCTTTAAAAGATGAGTTTTATAAAAATGGAAAAGATGCGCTTTGTAACTCGGGTATGGCTAGAGCTGTGCTAAATCGTGGCATCACGCTAAGTGGTAGTTACAGCTTTGAGGGTAGGCATTTTTTTGATATAAATTTGGATAAAAGTAGTTGCGAGTAG
- a CDS encoding alanine racemase produces the protein MSEIRLNKASYIHNLTQICAKAGGKEKVIVVLKDNAYGHGARLIASEAKKFGIEICAVKSEFEAEEISDIFENILILSHIPTGNESSKFIYAINDIEALLKIKDGSKINLAIDTGMHRNGLDISELDYAFEILTRRNLDLLGAYTHFRASDELNADYFVQRENFRVAKEKILVLCDEFGIKKPIFHSHNSAALERASKIDDDMVRVGIAQYGYAQFGDSLDLKPVLSLWARRVSRRILKSGQGVGYGAKFSAKEDINVATYDLGYGDGLLRYNGCGELRLANNEPILGKISMDSFSCKDSGEWVCVFEDANIWAKFFDTISYDILVKLSPNITRKFI, from the coding sequence ATGTCTGAAATACGCCTAAATAAAGCTTCATATATCCATAACCTCACTCAAATTTGTGCTAAAGCTGGTGGCAAAGAGAAAGTAATAGTTGTATTAAAAGACAATGCTTATGGCCATGGCGCAAGGCTTATTGCTAGTGAGGCTAAAAAATTTGGCATAGAAATTTGTGCTGTAAAAAGCGAGTTTGAGGCAGAAGAAATTTCTGACATATTTGAAAATATTCTCATTCTCTCACATATCCCAACTGGAAATGAAAGCAGCAAATTTATCTATGCGATAAACGACATAGAGGCACTTTTAAAGATAAAAGATGGCTCAAAAATCAATCTTGCAATTGACACTGGTATGCATAGAAATGGGCTTGATATTAGCGAGCTTGATTACGCCTTTGAAATTTTAACAAGAAGAAATTTAGATCTTCTTGGAGCTTATACTCATTTTCGTGCAAGTGATGAGCTAAATGCTGATTATTTTGTGCAAAGAGAAAATTTTAGGGTAGCAAAAGAGAAAATTTTAGTTCTTTGCGATGAGTTTGGTATAAAAAAACCGATCTTTCACTCTCACAACTCAGCTGCGCTTGAAAGAGCAAGTAAAATCGATGATGATATGGTGCGTGTTGGCATCGCTCAGTATGGATACGCTCAGTTTGGTGATAGTTTGGACTTAAAGCCAGTACTTTCACTATGGGCAAGAAGAGTTAGCAGGCGCATTTTAAAAAGTGGTCAAGGTGTTGGATATGGTGCTAAATTTAGCGCAAAAGAAGATATAAATGTAGCCACTTATGATCTTGGATATGGCGATGGATTGCTAAGATACAATGGATGTGGCGAGCTAAGACTTGCCAATAACGAGCCAATACTAGGCAAAATTTCTATGGATAGCTTTAGCTGTAAAGATAGCGGCGAATGGGTCTGTGTCTTTGAGGATGCAAATATTTGGGCGAAATTTTTTGATACTATAAGTTATGACATTTTAGTAAAACTCTCGCCAAACATTACTAGAAAATTTATATAA
- a CDS encoding 4Fe-4S ferredoxin, whose translation MQSRRELFSKILGAKSAPKFITPPFFSGEFDCGGCDASCVNACEKELLSFENERVVFKVKKLGCDFCEECAKACESLGKKTLSLNSPKSINAKVSIDVSSCLAWNDTICYNCLDACKFKAVEFLGVFRPIVNQNCVSCGDCFDVCFKNSLQMEAL comes from the coding sequence ATGCAAAGTAGGCGAGAGCTTTTTAGTAAAATTTTGGGGGCAAAATCTGCTCCCAAATTTATAACTCCACCATTTTTTAGCGGAGAGTTTGACTGCGGTGGATGCGATGCTAGCTGCGTAAATGCTTGTGAAAAAGAGCTTCTTAGCTTTGAAAATGAAAGGGTAGTTTTTAAAGTTAAAAAGCTGGGCTGTGACTTTTGCGAAGAGTGCGCAAAGGCTTGTGAGAGTCTTGGTAAAAAGACATTAAGCTTAAACTCACCAAAGAGTATAAATGCAAAAGTTAGCATCGATGTTTCTAGCTGCCTAGCGTGGAACGATACGATCTGCTACAACTGCCTTGATGCTTGCAAATTTAAAGCAGTCGAATTTCTTGGCGTTTTTCGTCCTATTGTTAATCAAAACTGCGTAAGTTGCGGCGACTGCTTTGATGTTTGCTTTAAAAATTCACTTCAAATGGAGGCCTTATGA
- the htpX gene encoding zinc metalloprotease HtpX — MEIFKTAFLMVTLMLIFIAVGGYIGGEHGMMIAFLIATGTNIFSYFFSDTLVLKRYNAIPVDESNAHGLYEIVSRLTQKANLPMPKIYIIPEEVPNAFATGRNPSHAAVAVTEGLLKILNENEIEGVLAHELSHVRHYDILTGSIAAILAGAIAMLANFAKIGGIAGQSSGSRRGGGNAIVMLALAILMPIAATIIQMAISREREYKADKGAAYLTGHPEWLASALRKLESYSNSYVIQNASEQSAHMFIVNPFGSLTNKLGVLFRTHPSTSDRIAELERLEQEIKRGM; from the coding sequence ATGGAAATTTTTAAAACTGCTTTTTTAATGGTTACTTTAATGCTGATTTTTATCGCTGTTGGCGGATATATTGGCGGTGAGCATGGCATGATGATCGCCTTTTTGATAGCAACTGGCACAAATATCTTTTCATATTTTTTTAGTGATACTCTGGTGCTTAAAAGATATAACGCTATCCCAGTCGATGAGAGTAACGCTCACGGGCTTTACGAGATCGTATCTCGTCTCACACAAAAGGCAAATTTGCCTATGCCAAAAATTTACATCATACCAGAAGAGGTACCAAATGCCTTTGCCACGGGCAGAAACCCAAGCCATGCAGCCGTTGCAGTAACCGAGGGGCTTTTAAAAATTTTAAATGAAAACGAGATCGAGGGTGTGCTAGCTCACGAGCTAAGCCACGTAAGGCATTACGACATCCTAACTGGCTCAATCGCTGCCATACTAGCTGGCGCTATCGCAATGCTTGCAAATTTTGCTAAGATTGGTGGTATTGCTGGGCAAAGCAGCGGTTCAAGAAGAGGTGGCGGTAATGCCATCGTTATGCTAGCACTTGCTATACTCATGCCAATAGCTGCCACAATCATCCAAATGGCGATCTCAAGGGAGCGCGAGTACAAGGCGGACAAAGGCGCAGCCTATCTAACAGGACACCCAGAGTGGCTTGCAAGCGCTCTAAGAAAGCTTGAGAGCTACTCAAATTCTTACGTTATTCAAAACGCAAGCGAGCAAAGTGCTCATATGTTTATCGTAAATCCATTTGGCTCGCTAACTAACAAGCTTGGCGTACTTTTTAGAACGCATCCAAGCACTAGCGATAGGATTGCTGAGCTTGAAAGACTTGAACAAGAGATAAAAAGAGGCATGTAA
- the cmeU gene encoding CmeU family protein, whose product MEKSQEVKEKIEKILEARAAFFAELDRQVPKKDGTDVFDFSKVKEADLKEIYAKFYAFDYNVRKLLPDVYTAFNVNFNV is encoded by the coding sequence GTGGAAAAATCTCAAGAAGTAAAAGAAAAAATTGAGAAAATTTTAGAGGCAAGAGCTGCTTTTTTTGCTGAGCTTGACCGCCAAGTTCCAAAGAAAGATGGTACTGATGTTTTTGATTTTAGCAAAGTAAAAGAGGCTGATCTGAAAGAAATTTACGCTAAATTTTATGCGTTTGACTACAACGTAAGAAAACTTTTACCGGATGTTTATACTGCCTTTAATGTGAATTTTAATGTCTGA
- a CDS encoding WD40 repeat domain-containing protein, with product MRALFFIFCLLNFIFASEITTPYKQIEASANVLSTTLINGKLFIATDGGTVEIYDPKESKFEEIIKMDDIKTYVSDHERPKILSIDEIDGKTLILSEGDYATKVLHLRENGQMRSIKVDNQAIKKALFLDNEHVAFASISNEIYFLNLKSGEIYDSFKISIAMLSDMEINEDRSTLAIACESGKVYFYNIKAKKMDQILDIHTDNIYDISYKNGVMISGGTDRIVGIFSAGSLKKINTGFLVYGVGLSDDGRVAAYMSDEMSDVNLVDSKSLENIAMLKTGQSTINSIVFISDNEVVTSAYENKILFWRIK from the coding sequence ATGAGAGCTTTGTTTTTTATTTTTTGTCTATTAAATTTTATCTTTGCAAGCGAGATCACCACTCCATACAAGCAAATAGAGGCTAGTGCAAATGTGCTAAGCACAACGCTAATAAATGGCAAACTCTTTATCGCGACTGATGGAGGGACGGTTGAAATTTATGATCCTAAAGAGTCTAAATTTGAAGAGATCATTAAGATGGATGATATAAAAACCTACGTTAGTGATCACGAAAGACCAAAAATTTTAAGTATTGATGAAATTGATGGCAAAACTCTTATACTTAGCGAAGGTGATTATGCTACAAAGGTGCTTCATCTAAGAGAAAATGGGCAGATGAGAAGCATAAAAGTGGATAATCAAGCGATAAAAAAGGCATTATTTTTAGATAATGAGCATGTTGCGTTTGCTTCAATTAGCAATGAAATTTACTTTTTAAACTTAAAAAGTGGCGAAATTTATGATAGCTTTAAAATTTCAATTGCAATGCTTTCAGATATGGAGATAAATGAAGATAGAAGCACGCTAGCTATCGCTTGCGAGAGTGGGAAGGTCTACTTTTATAACATAAAAGCTAAAAAAATGGATCAAATTTTAGATATTCATACAGATAATATCTACGACATCTCATATAAAAATGGCGTCATGATCAGCGGAGGCACCGATAGGATCGTGGGGATATTTTCTGCTGGAAGCCTAAAAAAGATAAATACTGGCTTTTTGGTCTATGGTGTCGGCCTTAGCGATGATGGTAGAGTGGCAGCTTATATGAGTGATGAGATGAGCGATGTAAATTTAGTTGATAGCAAAAGCTTAGAAAATATCGCAATGCTAAAAACTGGACAAAGTACGATAAATAGCATAGTTTTTATAAGCGATAACGAAGTCGTAACTTCAGCCTATGAGAATAAAATTTTATTTTGGAGAATTAAATGA
- the napH gene encoding quinol dehydrogenase ferredoxin subunit NapH, with amino-acid sequence MKFLILRRITQISILALFILGNFYGVKILSGNLSSSLLFGKIPLSDPFALVQILLASFSAGINAIIGASIILVFYALVAPRAFCSWICPINLLTDIAFKLREKFGFKGEKVLNVSKNLRYYLLALALILSLALSYPVFESVSYIGIIQRGVIYGSASALGIAVAIIAFDMFVLKRGICSHVCPLGAFYAIISKFALIRVKHDAQACTKCMKCKLICPEMQVLDMIGKESRSVSSSECISCGRCIDVCGDGALKFSIRNLRREK; translated from the coding sequence ATGAAATTTTTAATCTTAAGACGAATAACTCAAATTTCTATCCTAGCACTATTTATTCTAGGAAATTTTTACGGAGTTAAGATACTTAGCGGAAATTTAAGCTCATCTTTGCTTTTTGGAAAAATTCCATTAAGCGATCCATTTGCTTTGGTTCAAATTTTACTTGCAAGCTTTAGTGCTGGCATAAACGCAATTATTGGAGCTAGCATTATCTTGGTGTTTTACGCGCTAGTTGCTCCAAGAGCGTTTTGTTCGTGGATATGCCCAATAAATTTACTAACCGATATCGCTTTTAAACTAAGAGAGAAATTTGGCTTTAAGGGTGAGAAGGTCTTAAATGTGAGTAAAAATTTACGTTATTACTTGCTGGCTCTTGCTCTTATATTAAGCCTTGCTTTATCTTATCCAGTATTTGAGAGCGTTAGCTATATTGGCATTATTCAGCGTGGCGTTATTTACGGCTCAGCTAGTGCTTTAGGCATAGCGGTTGCGATCATTGCTTTTGATATGTTTGTGCTAAAGCGTGGTATTTGTTCGCATGTTTGTCCACTTGGTGCCTTTTACGCCATCATCTCAAAATTTGCCCTAATTAGAGTAAAACATGACGCCCAGGCTTGCACAAAATGCATGAAATGCAAGCTTATTTGCCCAGAGATGCAAGTGCTTGACATGATCGGTAAAGAGAGCCGCTCGGTTAGCTCAAGCGAGTGCATAAGCTGTGGCAGGTGCATTGATGTTTGTGGAGACGGGGCATTGAAATTTAGTATTAGAAATTTAAGGAGAGAAAAATGA
- a CDS encoding flagellar protein FlaH, whose translation MRVVIFLLFFYSLALAITPDMAAKNHATYYKKKLPFICTPTLILNDILNVGDTLIYRYAVKHARKQEIKRLEEKELLEFIEAIKKENLRTACKDKEILNMLSIGVSLDEIFYSENGELIFEYTIEDRDCKILQ comes from the coding sequence TTGCGAGTAGTCATTTTTTTACTGTTTTTTTACTCGCTTGCCCTCGCTATTACGCCAGATATGGCAGCGAAAAATCATGCAACTTACTACAAAAAAAAGCTTCCATTTATCTGCACGCCAACACTGATACTTAATGATATCTTAAATGTCGGCGATACGCTCATTTATAGATATGCTGTCAAACATGCAAGAAAGCAAGAGATCAAAAGGCTTGAAGAGAAAGAGCTTTTGGAATTTATCGAGGCTATAAAAAAAGAGAATTTAAGAACTGCCTGCAAGGATAAAGAAATCTTAAATATGCTAAGCATCGGCGTTAGCTTGGATGAAATTTTCTACTCAGAAAACGGCGAACTAATCTTTGAATACACCATAGAAGACCGTGACTGTAAGATATTGCAGTGA
- the rsmG gene encoding 16S rRNA (guanine(527)-N(7))-methyltransferase RsmG codes for MKNELCLPAEFNEKVKAYAQIFAKFNKVHSLSNYKDISEQVLDSIKPLEIFDLSVKTAIDVGSGAGFPAIFLALAMPQTKWHLFEPISKKSSFLSFVKIELSLQNLEVHSQKIELADKFTADLITSRALSKTKELIKICDGFYDENTKFLIYKGSSVMDEISGIDAQIYNEKNRNYIYFNFKKHGEKH; via the coding sequence ATGAAAAATGAGCTTTGCTTGCCAGCTGAATTTAACGAAAAAGTAAAGGCTTACGCTCAAATTTTTGCTAAATTTAACAAAGTTCATAGCTTAAGCAATTATAAAGACATAAGCGAGCAGGTGCTTGATAGCATAAAACCGCTTGAAATTTTTGATCTAAGTGTTAAAACGGCGATCGATGTGGGTAGCGGAGCCGGCTTTCCAGCGATATTTTTAGCCCTTGCGATGCCTCAAACGAAGTGGCACCTTTTTGAACCGATATCCAAAAAGTCATCATTTCTAAGCTTCGTTAAAATCGAGCTTAGCTTGCAAAATTTAGAAGTTCATAGCCAAAAGATAGAGCTTGCAGATAAATTTACGGCTGATCTTATCACCTCAAGGGCTCTTAGCAAGACAAAAGAGCTTATAAAAATTTGCGATGGTTTTTACGATGAGAATACTAAATTTCTCATCTATAAAGGCTCTAGTGTCATGGATGAAATTTCAGGCATAGACGCGCAAATTTACAATGAAAAAAACAGAAACTACATATATTTTAATTTCAAAAAACATGGAGAAAAACATTGA
- a CDS encoding SCO family protein, with amino-acid sequence MKKAFWGLIIILICIGVALLLIKPNKYDFKALSQNGEVSLKNYDGKYKVIYFGYLFCPDVCPTALSLIGDELNKLKRDDFELLFITLDPERDTPENLTLMAKNFYKDADGLKLNALKEVAKTYGVKFQKVRLENSAMGYSVAHSSSIYLIDKKGNFYKEISNLTNENIGENLLNLIKDRP; translated from the coding sequence ATGAAAAAGGCATTTTGGGGCTTAATAATAATCTTAATTTGTATAGGTGTTGCACTTTTGCTAATAAAGCCAAACAAGTATGATTTTAAGGCACTTTCACAAAATGGTGAAGTAAGTCTTAAAAATTACGACGGAAAGTACAAAGTTATATATTTTGGTTATCTTTTTTGCCCCGATGTCTGCCCTACTGCGCTCTCTTTGATTGGCGATGAACTAAATAAACTAAAAAGAGATGACTTTGAGTTACTTTTTATTACACTTGATCCTGAACGCGATACTCCTGAAAATTTAACTCTAATGGCAAAAAATTTCTATAAAGATGCTGATGGATTAAAACTAAATGCTTTAAAAGAAGTGGCAAAAACCTATGGTGTAAAATTTCAAAAAGTCCGTCTTGAAAACTCAGCCATGGGCTACTCTGTTGCCCACAGCTCTTCAATATACTTAATAGACAAAAAAGGAAATTTTTATAAAGAAATTTCAAATCTAACAAATGAAAACATTGGAGAAAATTTATTAAATTTGATCAAAGATAGACCTTAG
- a CDS encoding L,D-transpeptidase family protein → MQKIIFFFIALSPCLFAQNYEEIYLKNGSAAVIDAIEKNILSKDYWLKKLEGKDVRYGYYDNEILLSVVDKTKKKLEVISYNGGITKKLFSSSVIVGKNGDKLLEGDLKTPVGVYQLTRRFTPNDRYLGPLAFSLSYPNLLDKLAKRNGGGIWIHGYPLDGQRTDELKTKGCVAMQNDTLMKFDDVVDHKKTLAFIYEDKRPEASAKDIAVIISGLLGWKKTWSESDIENYLKFYDKNFERYDGMSLEKFKSMKRAIFSKKEKKRISFSNFLITPYPNLKNDRLFRVSFYEDYVSDTHKFAGQKTLYVKLYNDDMKIFIEE, encoded by the coding sequence TTGCAAAAAATTATATTTTTCTTCATCGCGTTATCGCCTTGTCTTTTTGCCCAAAATTACGAAGAAATTTACTTAAAAAATGGCTCAGCTGCTGTTATTGATGCCATCGAAAAAAATATTTTAAGTAAGGATTACTGGCTAAAAAAGCTTGAGGGCAAGGATGTAAGATATGGGTATTATGACAATGAGATACTTCTGAGTGTAGTTGATAAAACTAAAAAGAAGCTTGAAGTGATCTCTTATAATGGCGGCATTACAAAAAAGCTTTTTAGCTCAAGCGTTATAGTTGGCAAAAATGGTGATAAGCTTCTTGAAGGCGATCTAAAAACACCAGTTGGAGTGTATCAGCTTACACGTAGATTTACGCCAAATGATAGATATCTTGGCCCACTTGCATTTTCGCTTTCATATCCAAATTTACTTGATAAACTTGCAAAGCGAAATGGTGGTGGCATTTGGATACATGGCTACCCGCTTGATGGTCAAAGGACAGACGAGCTAAAAACAAAAGGCTGCGTGGCTATGCAAAATGATACTTTGATGAAATTTGATGATGTAGTGGATCACAAAAAAACACTTGCATTTATCTACGAAGATAAGCGTCCAGAAGCTAGCGCAAAAGATATTGCAGTGATCATTTCTGGACTTTTGGGCTGGAAAAAGACCTGGAGTGAGAGCGACATTGAAAACTATCTTAAATTTTACGATAAAAACTTTGAGCGATACGATGGTATGAGCTTGGAAAAATTTAAAAGTATGAAGCGGGCTATTTTTTCTAAAAAAGAGAAAAAACGCATTAGTTTTTCAAATTTTCTCATCACGCCTTATCCGAATCTTAAAAACGATAGGCTTTTTCGTGTGAGTTTTTATGAGGATTATGTTTCAGATACGCACAAATTTGCTGGGCAAAAGACGCTTTATGTGAAGCTTTATAACGATGATATGAAAATTTTTATAGAGGAGTAA